AGAAATTCATCACATAAAAAAAGAGAATATTGGTTTGATTGAGGTTATGGGGTTGGCTATATTGCCTGGGAGACTTAAAGCGGAGATTGAACAGATAAAACAAATACTTTGTGGCAAATCATATAATGTAGATAGTTTTGATAAGGAGCATGTACTGTATAAGCATAAAGCCTGGATAGAAGAACTTGTTTCAAAATATGGGAATACATTAACCGATAAATGTGCTGATGAACACATCAGGTTCGAAATTGGAAGGAAGTTTGAAACTTGTCTGGAGCATACAGGTGTGTTTAAGCAAACAGATGAAGGGTTAAAGGCATTTTATAAATTTATGAAATCAATTGGCTGTACAAATATAAATTGAAGGAGTTTTATAATGCAGAAAAATTATGACGATCTAAAGAAAAAGTTTTGTCAGATATACGGGGGGAGTGAAAAGGATTTAAGGATATTTTCAGGGCCCGGAAGAGTTAATCTCATCGGAGAACACATTGACTATTGCGGTGGATTTGTTTTCCCGGCAGCTTTGAGCCTTGATTCTACCGTAGTTGCAAGAGTAAATAATAATAATATGCTGAGACTTGCAGCAACAGATCTACCGGACAGGGTAGAGGTGAAACTGGATGAGCTGGAAAGTGCAAAGAGTCTGAAATGGGGAAATTATCAGGCAGGAGTAGCATATGTGCTTCAAAATTCAGGCTACAAGTTGGTTGGGGTAGATATGCTTTTTCACGACACTGTTCCGCTTGGTTCAGGACTTTCATCTTCCGCTGCGATAGAGTTGGCTACGGCTGTTACATTAGTTACCTTGTCCAATGAAGCATTTGGAGTAACAAAACCAATAGATATGGTAGAAATGGCTGTATTGGGACAAAAAGTTGAAAATGAATTCTGCGGGGTAAGCTGTGGAATAATGGATCAGTTTGCATCTGCAATGGGAAAAAAGGAACATGCTATTTTGTTGGATTGCGGAACATTGAAATATCAATATTTACCGTTAAGGCTGGAGGGTTACAAAATAGTTCTTGGGAATACAAAGAAAAAACGAGCACTTGGTGAATCAAAATACAATGAAAGAGTCAGAGAATGTGCAGAAGGCTTAAAAATACTACAACAGTATTTGCCAAACAAAAAGAATCTATGTAACATTACTATTTCTGAATTTGAGCAATACAAGTCAATGATTGAGAATGAAGTAATCAGAAAAAGAGTTACTCATGTTATATGGGAAAATGACAGAGTTATAAGGGCTGCAGAGGCATTAAAGAAAAATGACTTAACAGAGCTGGGAAGACTTTTGGTAGAGGCAAATGCTTCAATCAGGGATTTATATGAAGTTACGGGAAAAGAACTGGACACAATGACTGCTGAAGCTATGAAGGTTGAAGGAGTTATAGGTGCAAGAATGACCGGGGCCGGTTTTGGGGGATGTACTATAAATATAGTTCCGGAGGATAAGGCTGATTTATTTATTCAGCAAGTAGGCGATAATTATAAAGAGCAAACCGGGATAACTCCAGAGTTTTATGTAAGTGAAATCAGTGACGGAGCAAGAGAAATCAAAATTTAATATGTATTTTACCATTTTATAAAAATAGAGACTTGGAGGTACAAGGATGGCAGTTTTAGTGACAGGTGGAGCAGGTTATATAGGAAGCCATACAGTTGCAGAGCTTTTGGATGCAAAAGAGGAGGTCATTGTTCTTGACAATTTAGAAAAAGGGCATAGGGAGGCTGTATTAGGCGGTAAATTTATTCAGGCTGACTTAAGAAATATTGATGATATAAGAAAAGTATTAAATGAAAATGATATAGAAGCTGTAATACACTTTGCAGCATATATTGAGGTAGGAGAAAGTGTCATAAATCCTCTAAAGTATTACAATAATAATGTTATTGCATCATTAAACCTTTTAACCGCAATACAGGAAGCCGGAGTAAACAAGATAGTTTTTTCATCAACAGCAGCTACTTACGGCATACCTGAGGGAATCCCAATAAAAGAGAGCGACAAGACAGCTCCAATCAATCCATACGGAGAAACAAAGTTAACTGTTGAAAAGATATTAAAATGGGCAGATGGTGCTTATGGAATAAAGTATGCAGTGCTCAGATATTTCAATGCCTGCGGTGCACATGTCAGTGGGAAAATCGGAGAGGCTCATTCACCTGAATCACACCTTATACCTATAATACTGCAGGTTGCACAGGGTAAGAGAGATGAAATAAAGCTATTCGGAAATGATTACAATACAAAAGACGGAACCTGCGTAAGAGACTATATTCATGTTTCAGACCTTGCTCAGGCACATGTGCTTGCACTAAAAAATCTGAGAAAAGGTGCAGAAAGTAACACCTTCAATCTTGGAAACGGAACTGGCTTCTCAAACAGAGAGGTAGTAGAGGTAGCCAGAGCAGTAACAGAAAAGACTATAAAAGCTACCGATGCACCAAGAAGACCGGGAGACCCTGACATACTGGTTGCTTCAGCAGAAAAAGCAATAAATGTCTTAGGTTGGAAACCAAAATATAATGATTTGAATAAAATCGTTGAAACAGCATGGAATTGGCATTCTACACATCCAAACGGGTATAACGGATAAAATTATATGGAGAGCTAAAGCACTTATCTTATATAGATTAGTGCTTTTTTTATTGTATAGATTACAATATTGACAAACATAATAACGTAATTTACAATTAGTTAGAAACCTAACAATTATATACTAGAGGGAGGATTGATATGAACAATGATGTGCATATCGGTAAATTAGTCAGTATTTTTTATAAAAGAATTCATAGGAGAATAGGACAGGAAGTCAGACAGTATGGATTAACAAGTATTCAAAGTAGAATTCTTGGTTTTGTTTATAATGAGTCTGCTGTAAGGGATATATTTCAAAAGGATATAGAAGAGGAGTTCGATATAAGACGTTCCTCTGTAACCAGTGTGCTTCAATTGATGGAGAAAAAAGGATACATTAAGAGAATAAGTGTTTCTGAGGATGCAAGGCTTAAAAAGATAATACTTACTGAAAATGGAATAGAAATTCAAAATAAAATATATGACTCCATACTCCAATTTGAAAAGTCATTAGAAGTAGAATTGAATAGTGAAGAAAAGGAAATATTGGTCAGTTTAATCAATAGATTATCTGATAAAATAGCGGATTAATGCCAGTTAATAAAAAAGGGATGAGAAACATGATTAAAAAACTATTAAGTTATGTAAAGGAATTTAAAAGAGATTCTATCGTCACACCAGTATATATAGCACTGGAAGTGGCTATGGAAATAGCTATTCCATTATTAATGGGATGGATTATTGATAATGGGGTAGAAAAAGGAAATATGAAATATGTACTTACTATTGGGGCAGTAATGGTAGTAGTATCTATTTTTTCTTTAACCTTTGGTGTTTTAGCAGGTAAATATGCTGCAAGGGCATCCTCAGGTTTTGCAAGAAACCTGAGAAAGGGAATGTATGATAAAATACAAAGCTATTCTTTTTCAAGTATAGATAAATTTTCAACAGCCGGGTTGGTAACCAGATTGACTACAGATGTCACAAATGTACAAAATGCTTATCAAATGGCGTTAAGAATGTTTGCAAGGCCTCCGCTAATGCTGATTTCAGCTCTGGTAATGAGCTTTTACCTAAATGCAAGACTTGCTTTAATATTTGTTGGAGCCATAATTTTTCTCGGATTGGCATTATATTTTGTTATGACCAGTGCACATCCTCATTTTAAAAATGTGTTTAGAAAGTATGATGATTTAAATGCCAGCGTACAGGAAAACCTCACCGGAATTCGTGCCGTAAAGGCATATGTAAGAGAAGGGTATGAAACAAATAAATTTTATAAAGCCTCAAAAAGCATATACGATAACTTTATAAAAGCTGAGAAGATTATTATATTTAATTCTCCTATAATGCAGTTTACAATGAATGCAAGCATATTACTTTTGTCATGGCTTGGAGCAAAGTTGATTGTGGCAGGTTCTATGTCTACAGGAGAGCTTATGAGCTTCTTCACATATACGACCAACATTTTGATGAGTCTTATGATGTTATCTATGGTGCTTCTAATGACAATTATAGCAAAGTCTTCTGCGGATAGAATTGTTGAAGTACTTGATGAAAAGAGCGATTTATCCAACTGTGATAAACCAATCTATGAAGTAAGGGACGGTTCTATAAGTTTTAGTGATGTTGATTTCAGTTACAGTAAGAAGATGGACAACCTAATACTTGAAAACATCAATATAGAAATAAAGTCAGGAGAAACTGTTGGGATAATAGGAGGGACAGGTAGCGGTAAATCAACTCTTGTTCAGCTTATTCCAAGATTATATGACGTAACACAAGGCTCAATAAAAGTCGGTGGTATTGATGTAAGAGAGTATGATATAGAAACTCTTAGAAATGAAGTCTCTATGGTGCTTCAGAAAAACGTGTTATTTTCCGGGACAATAAAAGAAAATTTAAGATGGGGAAATAAACAAGCTACTGATGAAGAATTAATTGCTGCCTGCAAGCAGGCTCATGCAGATGAATTTATACAAAACTTCCCTGAGAAATATGATACATATATTGAACAGGGTGGAACAAATGTATCCGGGGGACAAAAACAAAGACTCTGTATTGCAAGAGCTTTGCTGAAAAAGCCTAAAATCTTGATTTTAGATGATTCCACAAGTGCTGTGGACACTAAAACCGATGCACTTATAAGAAAAGCATTTAAAGAAAGTATTCCTGATACGACGAAACTTATAATTGCACAGCGTATATCTTCAGTTCAGGAGGCAGATAAAATCATTGTGCTCAATGACGGTAAGATAGATGGCATTGGAACACATGAGGAACTGTTAAAATCAAATGCCATATATACTGAAGTTTATGAATCTCAAGTGAAGGGGGCTGATATTGATGGCGAAAGGTAATCCAAAAGGAAGAGGTATTGAAAATCCAATTAAAGTTTTAAAAAGATTACTATCTTATGTATTAAAGGAATATAAATTTTTATTTGTCATTGTTGTAATATGTATATTTATCAGCTCACTTTCTAATGTTGCGGGTA
This region of Clostridium sp. BNL1100 genomic DNA includes:
- a CDS encoding galactokinase; its protein translation is MQKNYDDLKKKFCQIYGGSEKDLRIFSGPGRVNLIGEHIDYCGGFVFPAALSLDSTVVARVNNNNMLRLAATDLPDRVEVKLDELESAKSLKWGNYQAGVAYVLQNSGYKLVGVDMLFHDTVPLGSGLSSSAAIELATAVTLVTLSNEAFGVTKPIDMVEMAVLGQKVENEFCGVSCGIMDQFASAMGKKEHAILLDCGTLKYQYLPLRLEGYKIVLGNTKKKRALGESKYNERVRECAEGLKILQQYLPNKKNLCNITISEFEQYKSMIENEVIRKRVTHVIWENDRVIRAAEALKKNDLTELGRLLVEANASIRDLYEVTGKELDTMTAEAMKVEGVIGARMTGAGFGGCTINIVPEDKADLFIQQVGDNYKEQTGITPEFYVSEISDGAREIKI
- a CDS encoding MarR family transcriptional regulator, encoding MNNDVHIGKLVSIFYKRIHRRIGQEVRQYGLTSIQSRILGFVYNESAVRDIFQKDIEEEFDIRRSSVTSVLQLMEKKGYIKRISVSEDARLKKIILTENGIEIQNKIYDSILQFEKSLEVELNSEEKEILVSLINRLSDKIAD
- the galE gene encoding UDP-glucose 4-epimerase GalE, with amino-acid sequence MAVLVTGGAGYIGSHTVAELLDAKEEVIVLDNLEKGHREAVLGGKFIQADLRNIDDIRKVLNENDIEAVIHFAAYIEVGESVINPLKYYNNNVIASLNLLTAIQEAGVNKIVFSSTAATYGIPEGIPIKESDKTAPINPYGETKLTVEKILKWADGAYGIKYAVLRYFNACGAHVSGKIGEAHSPESHLIPIILQVAQGKRDEIKLFGNDYNTKDGTCVRDYIHVSDLAQAHVLALKNLRKGAESNTFNLGNGTGFSNREVVEVARAVTEKTIKATDAPRRPGDPDILVASAEKAINVLGWKPKYNDLNKIVETAWNWHSTHPNGYNG
- a CDS encoding ABC transporter ATP-binding protein translates to MIKKLLSYVKEFKRDSIVTPVYIALEVAMEIAIPLLMGWIIDNGVEKGNMKYVLTIGAVMVVVSIFSLTFGVLAGKYAARASSGFARNLRKGMYDKIQSYSFSSIDKFSTAGLVTRLTTDVTNVQNAYQMALRMFARPPLMLISALVMSFYLNARLALIFVGAIIFLGLALYFVMTSAHPHFKNVFRKYDDLNASVQENLTGIRAVKAYVREGYETNKFYKASKSIYDNFIKAEKIIIFNSPIMQFTMNASILLLSWLGAKLIVAGSMSTGELMSFFTYTTNILMSLMMLSMVLLMTIIAKSSADRIVEVLDEKSDLSNCDKPIYEVRDGSISFSDVDFSYSKKMDNLILENINIEIKSGETVGIIGGTGSGKSTLVQLIPRLYDVTQGSIKVGGIDVREYDIETLRNEVSMVLQKNVLFSGTIKENLRWGNKQATDEELIAACKQAHADEFIQNFPEKYDTYIEQGGTNVSGGQKQRLCIARALLKKPKILILDDSTSAVDTKTDALIRKAFKESIPDTTKLIIAQRISSVQEADKIIVLNDGKIDGIGTHEELLKSNAIYTEVYESQVKGADIDGER